ATCTTTCAAAACTGAATAACAGCTTTGAGTGAATTGGCACCTTTTCAATAAAATTGACGGTTGCCGGGCTTCGCAGGGCACTTTCCCTCCACCTCTCTGGATAAGAGACTTACAATTTATTTAATTAGTTTACGTTTAAATTCAGTGAGTTAGTAGTACGAGTGTGATTTTATCATGTGCCAAAAGACGGTGTCAACCAAAAAGTTTTTTATTAATTCGAAAAGACGGATGATTCAATTAATGATTTCACACCCGTTGCTTGTTCAATTGCCTGTTCAAGATCCTCCAGAAGGTCATCTATATGTTCAATCCCAACAGACAATCGAATTAAGTCTTCAGTTACTCCTGATTTTTTCAGGCCTTCTGCATCCAGCTGCTGATGTGTAGTGCTGGCAGGATGAATGATCAGGCTTTTGGCATCTCCGACATTTGCTACATGCGACCATAGGTTAACAGAATTAATCACCTTTGCGCCTGCTGCACGGCCGCCATCAATGCCGAACACTACAACCGCGCCTGCCCCTTTAGCTAAATATTTATCTGCCAGGGCCTTGTCAGGGTGCTGTTCATCTTCAGGGTACAGCACCCATTTAACTGCAGGATGCTCATTTAAATACTCAACCACTTTTCTCGTATTAAAAATATGCTCTTTCATTCTTACATGAAGTGTTTCCACTCCAAGAGCAAATTGAAATGCATTAAAAGGACTGATAGCAGGCCCTAAATCCCTGAGGAGCTGAACGCGGGCTTTTACAATAAAGGCTGCCTCCGGCAATGCTTCTGCATATACAAGATTGTGATAGCTTGGATCTGGAGTCGTAAAGCCCGGAAACTTATCGCTGTTCCAATCAAACTTCCCTCCGTCTACGATAATTCCTCCGAGGGTCGTGCCGTTTCCAAGCAGCCATTTGGTGGCCGAATGAATGACAATATCTGCTCCGTGTTCGATTGGCCTGCATAAATAAGGAGTTGCAAAAGTGTTATCAATAATTAATGGGATACCTGCTTCATGAGCAATTTTTGACACTGCCTCTATATCAAGAACCTGCAGACTTGGATTGCCAATCGTTTCTGCAAAAATGGCCTTTGTTTTAGGTGTGATGGCATCCCTGAAATTCTCAGGATCATCCGCATTTACAAACTTAGTCTGTATCCCGTACTTAGGCAAAGTGGTTTGAAAGAGATTGTAGGTCCCCCCGTATAGGCTTGAGGCAGAGACAATCTCATCCCCTGTTCCGGCAATATTTAATATGGAAAGCGTTATCGCAGCCATGCCGCTTGCCACAGCAAGACTTCCTACTCCCCCTTCTAGCTGGGCAACTCTTTCTTCGAAAACCGTTGAGGTAGGATTATGTATCCGGGTATAAATGTAACCCTGCTCTTTTAAAGCAAATAAATCCGATGCATGCTCCGTATCATTAAAAACATAGGCGTTAGACTGATAAATTGGCACAGCCCGTGCTCCTGTTGCAGGATCCTTCTGCAAACCCCCATGTACATTTAACGTCTCAAGCCGATACTTATTTTGTCCCATATTCCCATCTCCTTTTTCATTTTTCCATATAAAAAACCCCTTCAAAGAAGAGGCGGAATCACCATATCTCTTCTTATCTTCCAGAGCATTCTAACCTGCTCTGATGGAATTGGCACCGTGTTGCAATAACCGGTTGCCGGGCTTCACAGGGCCAAGTCCCTCCACCTCTCTTGATAAGATTAAACTTATTGAATCTAAATGAATTGTAACACCGCTTCATTTACACAGTCAATTAATAGTTTGAATTTTTAGATTATTATTTAGACAAGTGAATAATGGATTCAAGCCTTAGTACATTGCGAAATGATCCTTTTACTTCAATCGCTCCTAGCTTTGAGAGCTGAAGAAGTCTGATTGGTGAGTGAAAACAGTCAAGAAGATGATTTTCATCACCTGAAACCAGTACATGTGCTGAAAGATTGTCATTGTCGCTGCTTAAACAACAAGCCCCCTTTTTTAAAACAAGCAGGATGGGTTTTTGTTTTGAACTGGTTATCCGTATTCTTAATTCTTCGTTTGGAAGCAGCGGCTGAATAAAATAAGACGCATTCATTTTTTCTACAAACGAAAATAAGTCCATTTCTTTTTTTCTCCCCATTTCTTTCCTATCAGATCATAACGTATTAATTCGTTTTAATACGACTCATCACCTTTATGAAAAGTTCGACACTTTATTGGACTTGGAGAGACAAAATAATCGTTTTTTCTATTTCCCAAGAAATATGTCAAATGCCGCCCTGCTCAGGCGGCATATTCTTTCAATATTTGATAAATATATTCAACAGAATGAAAGGCATATTTCTTGTGGGTAACCGCTCCATTTTCAAATATAAGCAAGCAGGGAACACTTTCAATTCCCCACTCTTCCGCTTGCTTAGGCAGGAAATTTAAGTTTGCCGTATGAATCGCTAAAGCTGGGAGCAGCTCTTCAACAACAGACAGCATTTTTTTTGCAAGCTGACACGTTCCGCAAAATGGAGTGTATAGATAAAGGATGCCAAATTCTTTTTCAGCAAACATATCTAATTGTTCTTCTTTTATTTCAATCATTGCTTTTCATGAGACTCCCTTTATTTTATAAGTATTTCGCCTGAACATCGATATTTGCACTTAAAAGCACAGCAGCAACATGCTGATCAGGTGCAGTCGCAACTTCACGGTACATTCTATCTATAAATATATGAGCAGCTTCGGGCAGTTCCCGCTTGAATTGTTTTCTGAGGCGATCCCCTGATTCATCAGAATCTACAAGCACATATACGTCTCTATAAAACAGAGCATCAATCATTTCATCTAATCGAGTAAGGCTTATTGTTCCATTTGTACAGATAATTTCTACAGGTTCATTGACAACATTAAGAACCTTTCGTTTGTCAGATGTTCCTTCAACTATTATGACCTTTTCAACCTCAATTGCAGACATCGCCATCACCTATTCAGTTAAAGTATGTGTTATCTTATAACCTATTCGAATTGCATGAGGTTGTTTCTTAAAATAATTGAACAAAAATGGCAGTGGAACATTCCACTGCCATTCGATTAGCACCAGCCGTTTTCTTCGTCACAATCTACATACTTTTCATCTTGTTTTGATAAAACGTCTGCATCCTGGAAAAAGGAATGGTTTTCTTCTTCATATCCATTTTTCAATGAAACCTGATTTCCATTTTGACCAAAAGACATTGTGCCAATTTGCTCTTTTTCAAAAAACAAGTTCATTTGACCTTCTGAAAAGCGTCCTGTTACCCGGTCTGTAATATCTAAGCGCTTCTTTTCAAATGACATCCTGGAACACCCTCCTTTTTATAGCTTAGGGTGTCCTGAGTTGATGCCCTTTATCAGTCTTCATTTGTCATTTCTACATATTGTTCAGCAGTCATTAAGCTGTCAACATCACTTACATTGCTTGGCTCGATAACAATCATCCATGCTTTTTCATATGGAGATTCGTTTACAAATTCTGGGCTGTCATCAAGATCCTCATTGATTTCAACAACTTTTCCGCTGATTGGCGCATAAAGCTCTGAAACCGTTTTTACTGATTCAACGCTTCCGAAAGGCTCGTCTGCTTTAATTTCATCTCCAACTTCAGGAAGCTCAACAAATACAATATCCCCAAGTTCTGATTGAGCAAAATCAGTAATGCCGATACGTACTTTTTCGCCTTCAACTTTAACCCATTCGTGCTCTTCAGAATAGCGAAGTTCTTTTGGTGTGTTCATTTTTATTACCTCCAAGTTTTATCTTGTTTATTTGTAAAAAGACTGAAGTTAAAGTCTTCTACTACTTTGCCCATGCTGCTTCGAATTGATCTTCATTAAAGCCGACGGTAACTTTCTTGCCGTCTGTTGTTAATGGCCGTTTGATAAGCATGCCGTCTGATGCCAGAATCTCAAGCAGTTCTTCATCAGATAAAGAAGCAACCTTCTCTTTCATGCCTAATTCGCGGTATTTTTGACCGCTGGTATTGAAAAACTTTTTTACTTCTAACCCGCTGTTATCAAGCATCTTTTTTAATTCTTCTTTTGTCGGTGGATTTTCGACAATATGTACATCTTCTACCTGCAAATTGTGATCTTCAAACCACTTTTTTGCTTTTCGGCATGTACCGCATTTTGGATACCAATAAAACGTAAGAGCCACTCTTCTCACCACCTGCAACCGTAATTGAACAAGATTATTTTACCACAATCAATTGGACAATCATAATCCCAAGTTTCTATTGTGTAAAAATCAGTTTCCTAAAAGAAATAAGACCTTTTCCATTACGGAAAAGGTCCATTTCTTACACTTTGCTTAAGCGCGGTAACCATTTTCTTCAATTAGTGCAGCTGCAATTTCACGTTTTTTGGCAATCACGTTGATCGGAGTGTGACGAGTGAATTTTCTGAGTGCCGAAATCATCATGCGAAGTGTATCGCCCTGTTCAATCGCAACTAATGATTCCTTCGCGTGTGCTTCAATCTCATTAAATGCTTCCTGGCAGTACACTTGAGTATAAAGGAGCTTTTGAGCGCTCTTTGCTTCTCCAGCTTTGCTGATTGCTTTTTCAGTACGCAGAATCGCTGATTCCATAGCATAAATGCTGCTTACGATATCTGCAATGTTCACTAATACCTCTTGTTCCTTCTGCAATGCCTGGCCGTACTTTTGTGCAGCAAGTCCAGCAATCATCAAGCCGATTTTTTTAGCATTTTTCAATAAATGTTTTTCTTGTTCCAGAACGCCTTCACCAACTTCTTCAGGCATGAGCATCATTAATTCTTCCTGCAGAGCCTGAGCCTTTTGCAGCAATGGCAATTCACCTTTCATTGCTTTGCGCAAATATGTTCCAGGCACTAATAGGCGGTTAATTTCATTTGTCCCTTCGAAAATGCGGTTTATACGGGAATCACGGTACGCTCTTTCCACTTCGTACTCTGCCATAAAACCATATCCGCCATGGATTTGAACGCCTTCATCTACTACATAATCAAGCGTCTCAGATCCTAATACTTTATTTAATGAACATTCAATTGCATATTCAGCAATGGATGCAGCAACTTCTTTGCCGTCTTTCACTTCTTCAGGCGACAGACGGCTCATGCGGTCTTCAAACAACCCTACAGTACGGTATACAGAACTCTCCATTGCATAGGTTTTAGAAGCCATATTAGCCAGTTTTTCCTGAATCAGCGAGAAGCTGCTGATTGGCGTTTTAAATTGCTGGCGCTGATTTGCATATTGAACAGAGACATCGATAATGCGTTTTGATCCGCCGATTGTTCCCACAGCTAATTTATATCTTCCGATGTTAAGGATGTTGAATGCGATAACATGGCCTTTTCCAAGGTCGCCTAATAGATTTTCTTTGGGAACCAATGCATCCTCAAGAATAAGAGTTCTAGTTGAAGAGCCTTTGATTCCCATTTTCTTTTCTTCCGGACCTGTTGATACTCCAGGATATTTTTTTTCGACGATGAAAGCCGAGAAGTGCTCGCCGTCAACTTTTGCATAGACTACAAAAACATCAGCAAAACCTGAGTTTGTAATCCATTGCTTTTCTCCATTCAGTACATAGTGTGTGCCTTCAGCATTCAATCTTGCAGTTGCTCTTGCACCCAATGCGTCTGATCCGGAACCCGGCTCAGTTAATGCGTAAGCTGCAATACGCTGGCCTGTTGCAAGGTCTGGCAGATATTGCTGTTTTTGTTCTTCGTTGCCGAAGAGCACAATTGGAAGCGACCCGATTCCTACATGTGCGCCGTAGGATAAGGAAAAACTGCCTGCACGTGCAAATTTTTCTGTGATCAAAGCTGAACTGATTTTGTCTAGTCCAAGGCCGCCGTATTCTTCAGGAACATCAGCTCCAAGCAGACCCAGCCCGCCTGCTTGCTTAAGCAGCTTCACAGATTTATCAAATTGATGATTCTCAATATCTTCTAAGTGCGGCAAAACATCATTTACGACAAAATCCTCTGTCGTTTTAGCAATCATTTTATGTTCATCTGTAAAATCCTCAGGAGTAAATACACTTTCAAAAGTCACATCATCTAGTAAAAAGCTGCCGCCTTTGATTACATTTTCAGTCGTTTTAGACATGTTTGGTTCCCCCGTTTACTAAAGTTTTATTTCAAACCAGCTCGAACACTCCTGCAGCGCCCATTCCGCCGCCGATGCACATTGTAACAACTCCAAATTGTTCCTTGCGCCGCTTCATTTCATGAATAAGGGACAGGGTCAGCTTTGCTCCCGTACAGCCAAGCGGATGCCCAAGTGCAATTGCGCCGCCGTTAACATTCACTTTATCTTCATCTAATCCAAGCTCTCTAATCACCTGAATTGATTGAGAGGCAAATGCTTCATTCAGTTCAAAAAGTCCGATGTCAGATAAGCTCAGTCCTGCTTGTTTTAAAGCCCTCGGAATCGCTTCAATCGGCCCAATCCCCATTACCTCAGGCGGAACTCCTCCCACAGCGAAGGATCTGAATTTTACAAGGGATTGCAGACCTAGTGCATCTGCTTTTTCACGGTCCATCACCATAACTGCCGCAGCCCCGTCACTTGTTTGTGAAGAATTGCCCGCTGTTACAGATCCCTTAACGGAAAATGCAGGTCTTAAATTCGCAAGAATCTGCATGCTTGTTCCAGGACGTACACCTTCATCTTTTGAGAATTGGAAATGTTTTTCATGAAGCTTATTATCGCTGCCAACACTTCTTTGTGTGACATCTACTGCAATAATTTCATCATCAAATTTTCCTTCTTGGATGGCTCTTGCAGCGCGCTCATGACTGCGGACGGCAAATGCATCTTGATCTTCACGGCTAACGCCGTACTTTCTTGCCACCTGCTCAGCTGTATGCCCCATTCCCATGTAATATTCAGGAGCGTTCTCAGCCAAATTTGCATTTGGACGGACAACATGCCCCATCATCGGAACCATGCTCATTGATTCTGCTCCGCCTGCAATCACTGTATCTGAATGGCCAAGCATAATTTTTTCTGCTGCATAGGCAATGCTCTGCAATCCTGATGAGCAGTAGCGGTTAACGGTAATGGCGGGAACTGTGTAAGGCAGTCCGGCAAGCGCCCCGATGTTTCGCGCTAAGTTCAATCCCTGTTCTGCTTCAGGCATTGCACACCCGATAATCAAATCGTCTATATTTCCTTCATAGCCCCCGGCACGCTTCAGCGTTTCTTTTACAA
The window above is part of the Metabacillus dongyingensis genome. Proteins encoded here:
- a CDS encoding acyl-CoA dehydrogenase family protein; this translates as MSKTTENVIKGGSFLLDDVTFESVFTPEDFTDEHKMIAKTTEDFVVNDVLPHLEDIENHQFDKSVKLLKQAGGLGLLGADVPEEYGGLGLDKISSALITEKFARAGSFSLSYGAHVGIGSLPIVLFGNEEQKQQYLPDLATGQRIAAYALTEPGSGSDALGARATARLNAEGTHYVLNGEKQWITNSGFADVFVVYAKVDGEHFSAFIVEKKYPGVSTGPEEKKMGIKGSSTRTLILEDALVPKENLLGDLGKGHVIAFNILNIGRYKLAVGTIGGSKRIIDVSVQYANQRQQFKTPISSFSLIQEKLANMASKTYAMESSVYRTVGLFEDRMSRLSPEEVKDGKEVAASIAEYAIECSLNKVLGSETLDYVVDEGVQIHGGYGFMAEYEVERAYRDSRINRIFEGTNEINRLLVPGTYLRKAMKGELPLLQKAQALQEELMMLMPEEVGEGVLEQEKHLLKNAKKIGLMIAGLAAQKYGQALQKEQEVLVNIADIVSSIYAMESAILRTEKAISKAGEAKSAQKLLYTQVYCQEAFNEIEAHAKESLVAIEQGDTLRMMISALRKFTRHTPINVIAKKREIAAALIEENGYRA
- a CDS encoding O-acetylhomoserine aminocarboxypropyltransferase/cysteine synthase family protein, producing MGQNKYRLETLNVHGGLQKDPATGARAVPIYQSNAYVFNDTEHASDLFALKEQGYIYTRIHNPTSTVFEERVAQLEGGVGSLAVASGMAAITLSILNIAGTGDEIVSASSLYGGTYNLFQTTLPKYGIQTKFVNADDPENFRDAITPKTKAIFAETIGNPSLQVLDIEAVSKIAHEAGIPLIIDNTFATPYLCRPIEHGADIVIHSATKWLLGNGTTLGGIIVDGGKFDWNSDKFPGFTTPDPSYHNLVYAEALPEAAFIVKARVQLLRDLGPAISPFNAFQFALGVETLHVRMKEHIFNTRKVVEYLNEHPAVKWVLYPEDEQHPDKALADKYLAKGAGAVVVFGIDGGRAAGAKVINSVNLWSHVANVGDAKSLIIHPASTTHQQLDAEGLKKSGVTEDLIRLSVGIEHIDDLLEDLEQAIEQATGVKSLIESSVFSN
- a CDS encoding YusG family protein; this translates as MSFEKKRLDITDRVTGRFSEGQMNLFFEKEQIGTMSFGQNGNQVSLKNGYEEENHSFFQDADVLSKQDEKYVDCDEENGWC
- a CDS encoding acetyl-CoA C-acetyltransferase, whose amino-acid sequence is MREAVIVAGARTPVGRAKKGSLATVRPDDLGALVVKETLKRAGGYEGNIDDLIIGCAMPEAEQGLNLARNIGALAGLPYTVPAITVNRYCSSGLQSIAYAAEKIMLGHSDTVIAGGAESMSMVPMMGHVVRPNANLAENAPEYYMGMGHTAEQVARKYGVSREDQDAFAVRSHERAARAIQEGKFDDEIIAVDVTQRSVGSDNKLHEKHFQFSKDEGVRPGTSMQILANLRPAFSVKGSVTAGNSSQTSDGAAAVMVMDREKADALGLQSLVKFRSFAVGGVPPEVMGIGPIEAIPRALKQAGLSLSDIGLFELNEAFASQSIQVIRELGLDEDKVNVNGGAIALGHPLGCTGAKLTLSLIHEMKRRKEQFGVVTMCIGGGMGAAGVFELV
- the gcvH gene encoding glycine cleavage system protein GcvH; its protein translation is MNTPKELRYSEEHEWVKVEGEKVRIGITDFAQSELGDIVFVELPEVGDEIKADEPFGSVESVKTVSELYAPISGKVVEINEDLDDSPEFVNESPYEKAWMIVIEPSNVSDVDSLMTAEQYVEMTNED
- a CDS encoding toprim domain-containing protein, with product MSAIEVEKVIIVEGTSDKRKVLNVVNEPVEIICTNGTISLTRLDEMIDALFYRDVYVLVDSDESGDRLRKQFKRELPEAAHIFIDRMYREVATAPDQHVAAVLLSANIDVQAKYL
- a CDS encoding thioredoxin family protein; protein product: MIEIKEEQLDMFAEKEFGILYLYTPFCGTCQLAKKMLSVVEELLPALAIHTANLNFLPKQAEEWGIESVPCLLIFENGAVTHKKYAFHSVEYIYQILKEYAA
- a CDS encoding SCP2 sterol-binding domain-containing protein, which produces MDLFSFVEKMNASYFIQPLLPNEELRIRITSSKQKPILLVLKKGACCLSSDNDNLSAHVLVSGDENHLLDCFHSPIRLLQLSKLGAIEVKGSFRNVLRLESIIHLSK
- a CDS encoding arsenate reductase family protein, which produces MALTFYWYPKCGTCRKAKKWFEDHNLQVEDVHIVENPPTKEELKKMLDNSGLEVKKFFNTSGQKYRELGMKEKVASLSDEELLEILASDGMLIKRPLTTDGKKVTVGFNEDQFEAAWAK